TTAAGAATTGTGCGTCCATATGCTCCGGCTCAATCGACAGTAGATGCTCACAGTCCTTGATAGCATCTGCAAACTGCCCGCGGTCATAGTAAATCTGGGCCCGATAAAGTAAACCATCTAGGTCATCCGGGTAAATGGCAAGTATGTCATTGAATGATTGTAACGCACGTTCTTTATTTTCTATGCGCAAATAATAAATGCCCTGCATGCGTAAAAGTTCCGGATCTTCTTGATAAAGCTCGTATGCAAAATCGAGTGCACTTTTTGCTGCTTCTAAGTTATTATTCATAAGTGTGAGCTGGATTTCTTCACGTAAATGAAAATACGCTTCAAAATCTAAATCATCACTTTTCTTGAAAACATCATAACGCATTTCTTTCTCGCCGCTAATTCTCTCTAGCAAAAACTGTACTGTTTCTTCACTATATTCAAATTCCAACTCCTCTCTTTGTTCACTAAAGCGAAATACATTGTCGAGAAGTTCCCAAATCGAGCGGGGGAAATGGTAATGATATTGTAAAAATTCTATTAATCTATCTTGAATCACTGCCGCATGTTCTACGTCCCATATCACATCGGAACTTAATAAGTCTTCCCAATTTTTCGGTTCGATTCGTGCAAAGAAATCGTTATACAGCGTCTCGATTTTTTCCGTAAATGCGTAAACGGGATGTTCTGAAACGAGAGTGGCGGCAAGTTCAGCGTCACCATCCATCCATGTAGGAGATACAGGGTGGATATAGGAATTCTCTTCGTTTTCATCCGTTTTTTCTAGTTGAGAGGGAGGTGCAGTCTTCATTTGTTTTGCGCTTTTTATCGCTTTATCAAATGCTTCTCTCAGCCGCTGATATCCTTCAGGATCGTCTTCGGGATGATAAATCTTTAGAAGTTTTGCATAAGCCTTTTTAATAGCTGCAACATTATCGGTAGGCTCAATTTCTAACGTTTCCCAAATGCTCATGAATGACTGATCCACCTTTCAATATTCTCTAAATGCTCTTTTAATATATGAGCGGCTTCTTTCACTTTTTTATCATTTTGCGTTGTGAGCGCATTTTCAAATTGCTGTAACAAGATCGCGACTTTTTTGCGTTCGTCACCGAGTAACTCTTCATAGAGCCGTTCGCCTTTTGCGAGCAGCAATCGGTTTTCGGACCGGTCTCGTGGATGAATTTTAATTTCTTTCAATTCTAGTAGTCTAGCTTCAATTTCTTTTTCTGTAAGATTTCCGGCGTTTTGTTGGATAATTGCTCTTTTTTTCTCTCCAGTCGTTGTACTTATTACCTCGACTTCGAGAATGCCATTTATGTCATATGTATAACGAATGTCAATCGCCTCTTGTCCAGCAGGAGCAGGAGGGACTTTAATTTTAAGTTCGCCAAGTTTTAAGTTATTTTTAACCAAGCGGTTTTCTCCTTGATAAACATCGACAAGTATGGAGTGTTGTCTATCATTGACAGTATAAAGTCGTTCCACTCGACTTACAGGAATCGGTGTATTTCGTTCAATAATCGGGAAGAAGTATCCGGATCCTTGTTGTCCATTTCCTAATGCTTGAACAACACTAGTTCCTAACGTATATGGACAAACATCCGTTAAGATAACTTCTTCTAGTGCTTTGTTTCGTTCTTTTAAAGCAACTTGAATCGCAGCACCTAAAGCAACCGTTTCATCAGGATTAATA
This sequence is a window from Bacillus pseudomycoides DSM 12442. Protein-coding genes within it:
- a CDS encoding J domain-containing protein encodes the protein MSIWETLEIEPTDNVAAIKKAYAKLLKIYHPEDDPEGYQRLREAFDKAIKSAKQMKTAPPSQLEKTDENEENSYIHPVSPTWMDGDAELAATLVSEHPVYAFTEKIETLYNDFFARIEPKNWEDLLSSDVIWDVEHAAVIQDRLIEFLQYHYHFPRSIWELLDNVFRFSEQREELEFEYSEETVQFLLERISGEKEMRYDVFKKSDDLDFEAYFHLREEIQLTLMNNNLEAAKSALDFAYELYQEDPELLRMQGIYYLRIENKERALQSFNDILAIYPDDLDGLLYRAQIYYDRGQFADAIKDCEHLLSIEPEHMDAQFLIVKHSFESGDIETVATRALDVVKRYVERFEFRSYCIRIHTEIPEKRQKQEINMKFIIRYALYFLFLFISRTWVYLLFMILIVLTPLPSKYALLLLLPLIWEAWKFVRLKTFA